The Brevibacillus brevis genome contains a region encoding:
- a CDS encoding Fe(3+) ABC transporter substrate-binding protein: MRKKSMLAVMLSTMLTLPILAACGNGANTAQPQTEAPKAQEPAATEQAVNVFTARHYDIDSKLFAEFTKQTGIKVNEVKGTAEELVERLKREGESSEADLFITVDGGVLNYAKQNGVLQPIQSAEVEKNVPKELRDPDNQWIGMATRARVIVYAKDRVKPEQLSTYEDLATDKWKGKVLVRSSSNLYNQSLVASFIELNGEQAALDWAKGLVNNFARKPEGGDRDQAKAVVAKVGDVAIMNTYYVGQMLNSKDAEEVKVAQNIGVFFPNQETTGTHLNISGIGLTKHAKNKDNAVKLIEFVTGKEAQTMLTNGSYEFPVNAEADKPALLKEWGEFKTQKLDFAKLGEYNKKAVELLNQAGWK, translated from the coding sequence ATGAGAAAAAAATCGATGCTGGCGGTCATGCTGAGTACCATGCTGACGCTGCCAATACTTGCTGCATGCGGAAACGGCGCGAATACTGCCCAGCCGCAAACAGAAGCACCAAAGGCACAGGAGCCGGCTGCCACAGAGCAAGCCGTGAACGTATTTACTGCGCGCCACTACGATATTGATAGCAAGCTGTTTGCTGAATTTACCAAGCAAACAGGCATCAAGGTAAACGAAGTGAAGGGCACCGCAGAAGAGCTGGTTGAGCGCTTGAAGCGTGAAGGAGAGAGCTCCGAAGCTGATTTGTTCATCACGGTTGACGGTGGTGTTCTGAACTACGCGAAGCAAAATGGCGTTCTGCAACCGATTCAATCTGCTGAAGTAGAGAAAAACGTACCGAAAGAATTGCGTGATCCTGACAACCAATGGATCGGTATGGCTACCCGTGCGCGTGTAATCGTGTATGCGAAGGATCGTGTGAAGCCAGAGCAGCTGTCTACGTATGAAGATTTGGCTACAGATAAATGGAAAGGCAAAGTATTGGTACGCTCTTCTTCCAACTTGTACAACCAGTCACTCGTTGCTTCCTTTATTGAGCTGAATGGCGAGCAGGCTGCATTGGATTGGGCAAAGGGTCTGGTGAACAATTTCGCGCGCAAGCCTGAAGGTGGAGACCGTGACCAGGCAAAAGCTGTTGTTGCCAAAGTCGGTGACGTTGCGATCATGAACACGTACTATGTTGGACAGATGCTGAACTCTAAAGATGCAGAGGAAGTAAAAGTCGCGCAAAACATCGGCGTTTTCTTCCCGAACCAAGAGACAACAGGCACACACTTGAACATCAGCGGTATTGGTTTGACCAAGCATGCGAAAAACAAGGACAATGCCGTGAAATTGATTGAGTTCGTCACAGGGAAAGAGGCTCAAACGATGCTGACAAACGGAAGCTACGAGTTCCCTGTCAATGCAGAGGCAGACAAGCCTGCTCTTTTGAAAGAGTGGGGAGAATTCAAAACGCAAAAGCTCGACTTTGCTAAGCTCGGCGAGTATAACAAAAAAGCGGTAGAACTGCTGAATCAAGCAGGTTGGAAATAA
- a CDS encoding VOC family protein, producing the protein MITKMATVAVYVEDQQRAKVFWTEKVGFEVKQEHPMGPNSSWLEVGPAGAQTALVLYPKSMMSNWQEQKASIVFECTEIEKTYETMRANGVVFQGELNKMQWGTYATFQDEDGNSYLLKG; encoded by the coding sequence ATGATTACCAAAATGGCAACGGTAGCTGTTTACGTAGAAGATCAACAACGTGCAAAAGTGTTCTGGACAGAGAAGGTTGGATTTGAAGTCAAGCAAGAGCACCCGATGGGACCAAACAGCAGTTGGCTGGAGGTAGGACCAGCGGGTGCCCAGACTGCTTTGGTACTCTATCCGAAAAGCATGATGAGCAACTGGCAGGAACAAAAAGCCTCGATTGTTTTTGAATGTACAGAAATTGAAAAGACGTACGAAACGATGCGCGCGAACGGTGTTGTTTTTCAAGGAGAACTGAACAAGATGCAGTGGGGGACCTATGCGACTTTTCAGGATGAAGACGGTAACAGCTATTTGCTAAAAGGATAA
- a CDS encoding 1,4-dihydroxy-6-naphthoate synthase — MKIAFSPCPNDTFVFHAWAHDLIPGAPKLDIMYADIDITNTLAAQGEGPEVMKISYAALPWVMDNYSLLPCGGALGRGCGPLVLTQGNSGESANDPARLSNKRVAVPSERSTAYLLFRLWAAQNVPGGVGEIVVMPFHEIMPAVRDGKIDAGLVIHEARFTYQNYGLSLMTDLGNWWESDTHLPIPLGAIIAKKSMDIEALTNWTRSSVEYAWANPTASQEYVMSHAQELSLEVAQAHINLYVNEFTRNLGNDGYAAVEALLGRAAEEGLVPAFDLSTLRR, encoded by the coding sequence ATGAAAATTGCGTTTTCACCATGTCCGAATGACACTTTTGTTTTTCATGCCTGGGCACATGATTTGATTCCGGGAGCGCCAAAGCTCGATATTATGTACGCAGATATCGATATTACGAATACGCTTGCTGCACAGGGGGAAGGCCCAGAAGTAATGAAAATCTCCTATGCGGCATTGCCATGGGTGATGGACAACTACTCGTTGCTCCCTTGCGGCGGTGCACTGGGCAGAGGATGCGGGCCACTTGTTTTGACCCAAGGAAATTCTGGCGAGAGTGCGAACGATCCAGCACGCCTGTCCAACAAACGTGTAGCCGTTCCGAGTGAGCGCTCCACAGCTTATTTACTGTTCCGGCTCTGGGCTGCACAAAATGTCCCAGGTGGTGTAGGGGAGATCGTCGTCATGCCGTTTCATGAGATTATGCCTGCTGTACGTGACGGCAAGATCGATGCAGGACTCGTGATCCACGAAGCGCGTTTCACGTACCAAAACTACGGGCTGTCTCTCATGACTGACTTGGGCAACTGGTGGGAGTCTGATACCCATTTGCCGATTCCGTTGGGTGCCATCATCGCGAAAAAATCAATGGACATCGAGGCTCTGACCAATTGGACGCGCTCCTCTGTGGAATATGCATGGGCGAATCCGACCGCGTCACAAGAATATGTCATGTCTCATGCCCAAGAGCTGTCCCTGGAGGTAGCGCAAGCGCATATTAATTTGTACGTGAATGAGTTTACGAGAAATTTGGGTAATGATGGTTATGCAGCTGTCGAGGCGTTGCTCGGTCGTGCAGCCGAGGAAGGGCTTGTACCAGCATTTGATTTGTCGACATTACGGCGCTAG
- a CDS encoding cold-shock protein has translation MQTGTVKWFNAEKGYGFIAVEGGNDVFVHFSAIQGEGFKTLEEGQRVEFNVVEGNRGPQAENVVKL, from the coding sequence ATGCAAACAGGTACAGTTAAATGGTTCAACGCAGAAAAAGGTTATGGCTTCATCGCAGTTGAAGGCGGAAACGATGTATTCGTTCACTTCAGCGCAATCCAAGGCGAAGGTTTCAAAACCCTCGAAGAAGGCCAACGCGTTGAATTCAACGTGGTTGAAGGCAACCGTGGACCACAAGCTGAGAACGTAGTAAAACTGTAA
- a CDS encoding class I SAM-dependent methyltransferase, translated as MLHPPNPNTHPEWIAPHSLAWYTQLGQMTGEYVYPWRSTITEPNGESLFMEEIGRMVPNQSVLDIGCGHGAFTMHWSRSAKEIVGLDVTENFVQKVRAQIPENVSFVVSNTKYTLPFHDDTFDCAYNRKGPTSAYPDITRVVKRGGSFIGLHPGDQLSAELFEWFPHLFGPRPADTPILKYLQERLRQAAFQRVDIQTVIATEYFQTPLDVIRMRCFGQSPSILTSAIEQHMESVMPIFDHYATSDGLPTTHMYYLVRAIV; from the coding sequence ATGCTTCATCCACCGAATCCGAACACCCATCCCGAATGGATCGCCCCCCACTCTTTAGCCTGGTACACACAGCTGGGCCAAATGACTGGTGAATACGTATACCCGTGGCGCTCTACCATTACCGAACCGAATGGCGAGTCACTCTTTATGGAAGAAATTGGTCGTATGGTTCCGAATCAATCTGTTCTCGACATCGGCTGCGGGCACGGCGCATTCACAATGCACTGGAGCCGTTCTGCCAAAGAAATCGTTGGCTTGGATGTGACAGAAAACTTTGTGCAAAAGGTCCGTGCACAAATACCCGAAAACGTCTCCTTCGTTGTCAGCAATACGAAATATACCCTCCCCTTCCATGACGATACGTTCGATTGCGCCTACAATCGCAAGGGACCTACCTCCGCCTATCCAGATATAACACGCGTCGTCAAAAGAGGAGGCTCCTTCATCGGATTACATCCGGGCGATCAGTTGTCCGCCGAATTATTCGAATGGTTTCCTCATTTATTTGGTCCACGTCCAGCTGACACTCCGATCCTGAAATATTTGCAGGAGAGACTCAGACAAGCTGCTTTCCAGCGAGTCGATATTCAGACGGTGATCGCTACCGAGTATTTTCAGACTCCACTCGATGTCATTCGCATGCGTTGCTTCGGGCAAAGTCCCTCTATTCTCACGTCCGCCATCGAACAACACATGGAGAGTGTGATGCCGATTTTCGACCACTATGCCACTTCTGACGGTCTGCCAACTACGCATATGTATTACCTCGTTCGCGCGATTGTTTGA
- a CDS encoding futalosine hydrolase → MILSQQYRSILVVTSVDAEREAVMRGIQGDERFTVIAGGVGPAAAAASTARALACADYDLVICAGICGGFVGQAEIGSLVVATEIICADLGAETPEGFCSVDELGFGSARVSVDQALVEQLTNAMKEAGLAAKKGIVLTLSTVTGTAETAAALVQRMPDALAEAMEGYGVATAAQAAGRPVLEIRTVSNAIGPRDKSAWRIKDALESLEKGSSVLREVLS, encoded by the coding sequence ATGATTTTGTCACAACAATATAGAAGCATTCTGGTCGTGACCTCCGTTGATGCAGAACGGGAGGCAGTGATGCGCGGCATTCAAGGGGATGAGCGATTCACAGTCATCGCTGGGGGAGTGGGGCCGGCAGCGGCCGCAGCGAGCACAGCCAGAGCGCTTGCTTGCGCGGACTACGATCTGGTCATTTGTGCAGGAATATGCGGCGGATTCGTGGGACAAGCAGAGATTGGGTCGCTGGTTGTCGCGACAGAGATTATTTGTGCGGATTTGGGGGCAGAAACGCCTGAGGGCTTTTGCAGTGTGGACGAGCTGGGATTTGGATCAGCTCGGGTAAGTGTCGATCAGGCGTTGGTCGAACAGCTGACAAATGCGATGAAAGAGGCAGGCTTGGCCGCCAAAAAAGGCATTGTACTTACACTATCAACCGTGACGGGAACAGCGGAAACAGCCGCGGCTTTGGTACAGCGGATGCCAGACGCGCTAGCTGAAGCGATGGAGGGGTATGGCGTTGCGACTGCTGCCCAGGCTGCTGGACGACCTGTTCTGGAAATTCGCACGGTATCGAATGCAATTGGGCCGCGGGATAAATCCGCTTGGCGGATAAAAGATGCGTTGGAATCTCTGGAAAAGGGAAGCTCTGTACTACGGGAGGTACTATCATGA
- a CDS encoding nitroreductase family protein, with the protein MGKDFIAAVKDRRTYYGISKENVASDERIKEIVQEAVKYTPSAFNSQSARVVVLLGAEHDKLWNMTKETLRKIVPAENFGATEEKMNAFGSGYGTVLFFEDQSVVENLMQQFEAYKDNFPIWSEQSSGMLQYVVWTALETEGFGASLQHYNPLIDEEVQQTWKLPSEWKLRAQMPFGKPTAQPGEKQFQPLDERVKFFT; encoded by the coding sequence GTGGGTAAGGATTTTATTGCAGCCGTAAAAGACAGAAGAACGTACTATGGGATCAGCAAGGAAAATGTTGCATCTGATGAGCGCATTAAAGAAATCGTACAGGAAGCAGTAAAGTACACGCCATCCGCATTCAACTCCCAAAGCGCTCGCGTTGTTGTCCTCTTGGGGGCGGAGCACGATAAGCTGTGGAACATGACCAAAGAAACGCTGCGTAAAATCGTTCCCGCTGAAAATTTCGGGGCCACGGAAGAAAAAATGAACGCCTTCGGTAGCGGCTACGGCACTGTTCTTTTCTTTGAAGACCAGAGCGTCGTCGAGAATCTCATGCAGCAATTCGAAGCGTACAAAGATAATTTCCCGATTTGGTCCGAGCAATCTTCCGGAATGCTTCAGTATGTTGTGTGGACTGCGTTGGAAACCGAGGGCTTCGGTGCTTCCTTGCAGCATTACAATCCACTTATTGATGAAGAAGTCCAACAAACATGGAAGCTCCCTAGCGAATGGAAGCTGAGAGCACAAATGCCTTTTGGCAAACCAACCGCTCAACCAGGTGAAAAACAATTCCAACCGTTAGATGAGAGAGTGAAGTTCTTTACCTAA
- a CDS encoding SRPBCC family protein: MGFLKAEIEVSSSIELVWWAWTRKERLVQWFAPDATIEPFLGGAYELYFNPANRDQMGTKGCIITHFEPKERLGFTWKGPDEFADTMNHEDALTYVLVTLSEAEGKTQVLVEHFGWKEGEEWEKARGWHEMAWSHVLGSLKSSLESGKGDLCCSPQAAHQG; this comes from the coding sequence ATGGGTTTCTTGAAAGCGGAGATAGAAGTATCATCATCTATAGAGCTGGTTTGGTGGGCATGGACACGAAAGGAACGGCTTGTTCAGTGGTTTGCGCCTGATGCAACGATTGAGCCGTTTTTGGGCGGAGCGTATGAATTGTACTTCAATCCAGCCAATCGCGACCAGATGGGGACGAAAGGGTGCATCATTACCCATTTTGAACCGAAGGAGCGCCTGGGCTTTACATGGAAGGGACCGGACGAATTCGCAGATACCATGAATCACGAGGATGCCTTGACTTACGTGCTTGTTACCTTGTCAGAAGCAGAGGGGAAAACGCAAGTATTGGTCGAGCATTTCGGTTGGAAAGAGGGAGAGGAGTGGGAAAAGGCTCGGGGCTGGCACGAAATGGCTTGGTCTCATGTATTGGGGAGCCTGAAATCTTCACTTGAATCCGGCAAAGGAGATTTGTGCTGCTCTCCACAAGCTGCTCATCAAGGGTAG
- a CDS encoding GNAT family N-acetyltransferase gives MYHVKGNQQLAGQLLHDKSDVMFAGVVAGNHPGLIWVDNPDKPSCALVWSTGLSSFAFLGEPSKSIHPATFSAFFQTQIGPILKQKDLSYFEFSRESKEWDSLLTPIMKSSGWETSTQFVYRSSCDQGEEPSFIIPAPYYSIELGESFLRGHDTVIPSNLDFVTDYLHEYWYSIDDFLENGYGYAALTTDHEVASICMSTAVYQSTHAIGVETLEPYRQKGLSSTLAYQLQNRLHQEAVTVWWDCMDSNIASQKTAEKAGLHLSHRYEVSWFSYAAQ, from the coding sequence GTGTATCACGTAAAAGGAAACCAACAGTTGGCTGGTCAGCTTCTCCATGATAAAAGTGACGTGATGTTTGCGGGTGTGGTCGCAGGCAATCATCCCGGGCTCATTTGGGTAGATAATCCCGACAAGCCTTCCTGTGCACTCGTATGGTCAACAGGTTTAAGCAGCTTCGCTTTCCTTGGAGAGCCGAGCAAAAGCATTCACCCCGCTACTTTCTCTGCTTTTTTTCAAACACAAATTGGCCCTATTTTGAAGCAAAAGGACCTTAGTTATTTTGAATTCTCGCGGGAATCAAAAGAGTGGGATTCACTTCTCACACCTATTATGAAGAGCAGCGGCTGGGAGACGAGTACTCAATTTGTCTATCGGTCTTCTTGTGATCAGGGAGAGGAACCATCTTTTATTATTCCTGCCCCCTACTATTCAATTGAACTGGGGGAAAGCTTTTTACGAGGGCATGATACCGTCATTCCTTCCAACCTCGATTTTGTGACCGACTACCTCCATGAGTATTGGTACTCCATCGATGACTTTTTGGAAAATGGCTACGGATATGCTGCCCTTACGACTGATCATGAAGTGGCGAGCATTTGTATGTCCACAGCGGTCTATCAGTCGACTCATGCTATCGGCGTTGAAACACTAGAACCCTATCGTCAAAAAGGCTTGTCCAGTACACTGGCTTATCAATTGCAAAATAGGCTTCATCAGGAAGCAGTAACTGTGTGGTGGGACTGTATGGATTCAAATATCGCTTCGCAAAAAACGGCTGAAAAGGCTGGACTGCATCTATCTCATCGTTATGAAGTCTCCTGGTTCTCCTACGCCGCCCAGTAA
- a CDS encoding YnfA family protein produces the protein MTASILLFILAGLAEIGGGYLVWLWLKESKPYWYGIVGALILVLYGIIPTLQSFPSFGRVYAAYGGVFIVLAVFWGWLVDKKTPDLYDWAGAIICLIGVSVILWAPRQ, from the coding sequence ATGACAGCATCGATACTATTGTTTATTTTGGCGGGATTGGCGGAAATCGGCGGGGGATATTTGGTATGGCTTTGGCTAAAGGAGTCCAAGCCATACTGGTACGGTATCGTCGGGGCGCTGATCCTGGTGTTGTACGGAATCATTCCTACGCTTCAAAGCTTCCCTTCCTTCGGGCGGGTATATGCCGCCTATGGAGGGGTTTTTATCGTTCTTGCTGTTTTTTGGGGATGGCTGGTGGATAAAAAGACACCCGATTTGTATGACTGGGCAGGTGCTATCATCTGCCTGATCGGAGTGAGCGTCATCTTATGGGCGCCGCGCCAATAA
- the eutH gene encoding ethanolamine utilization protein EutH, protein MEHIGSVIIYIIMLCAVIGAIAAIRNSDEGLGKEFMEGIHSTGYIFVPAAGIMASLPYISWFVEKAVSPIFNKIGADPAIAATAILASDMGGYQLANLLKTTTEGWVMAMIVGLMAGATIVFSIPMGLAMLDKRDHKYMALGVMSGILTVPIGAFISSAILVLTNAEVRNEISTNAESTYAFAIGFGQVLLNLSPILFFVLAIAAGLRFLPDLMIRAFMIFGKTMDAGIKLVLVFSIVQHFTGIFTKIFGAWGFDPIIADPTDQYRALETAGYIGIMLAGAFPMVYMLRKYAAKPLEVLGNKLGMSPSGSAGLLATSANILAMFRLIRSMPPKDKVINISFGVCAAFLLGDHLSFSANFQPNIILPVMIGKLGAGIIGIAFAYWLSVPKALELEKQDRAAGIIGPDEYLDHHSAQAEAAATKH, encoded by the coding sequence ATGGAGCACATTGGAAGCGTCATTATTTACATCATCATGTTATGTGCAGTGATTGGTGCCATTGCCGCGATTCGCAACAGCGATGAGGGCCTCGGTAAGGAGTTCATGGAAGGGATTCACTCAACAGGTTACATCTTCGTTCCTGCTGCCGGTATTATGGCGTCCCTCCCGTACATCTCTTGGTTCGTAGAAAAAGCGGTATCACCCATCTTCAATAAAATTGGAGCAGATCCTGCGATTGCGGCAACTGCGATTCTCGCATCTGACATGGGTGGCTATCAGTTGGCAAACCTCCTGAAAACCACCACGGAAGGATGGGTTATGGCCATGATCGTCGGTCTGATGGCCGGTGCTACGATCGTGTTCTCCATCCCAATGGGACTTGCTATGTTGGACAAGCGCGACCATAAATACATGGCGCTTGGCGTAATGTCCGGTATTTTGACAGTTCCGATTGGTGCTTTTATCTCCAGCGCCATTCTTGTTTTGACAAATGCAGAGGTTCGCAATGAAATCTCGACAAACGCTGAATCGACTTATGCTTTTGCCATTGGCTTCGGACAGGTACTTCTCAACCTCTCACCGATTTTGTTCTTTGTATTAGCAATTGCTGCTGGTCTGCGCTTCCTGCCAGACCTGATGATTCGTGCCTTTATGATCTTCGGAAAAACGATGGACGCTGGTATCAAGCTCGTACTCGTATTCTCGATCGTTCAACACTTTACTGGCATCTTTACAAAGATTTTCGGAGCTTGGGGCTTCGATCCGATCATCGCCGATCCAACCGACCAATACCGTGCGTTGGAGACCGCTGGTTACATCGGTATCATGCTCGCAGGTGCGTTCCCAATGGTATACATGCTGCGTAAATATGCAGCGAAGCCACTCGAAGTATTGGGTAATAAACTGGGCATGAGCCCTTCTGGTAGTGCAGGTTTGCTCGCAACTAGCGCGAACATCCTGGCTATGTTCCGTCTTATTCGTTCCATGCCGCCAAAAGACAAGGTTATCAACATTTCCTTCGGGGTTTGTGCAGCTTTCTTGCTGGGTGACCACTTGTCCTTCTCGGCTAACTTCCAACCAAACATTATCTTGCCGGTCATGATCGGTAAATTGGGTGCAGGTATTATCGGGATTGCTTTTGCTTACTGGCTCTCCGTTCCGAAAGCACTTGAACTGGAAAAACAAGATCGTGCTGCGGGAATTATCGGTCCAGATGAGTACTTGGATCATCACAGCGCGCAAGCTGAAGCTGCAGCAACAAAACACTAA
- a CDS encoding sensor histidine kinase translates to MRGPSRFLKLPIKWKLTVWSSLLLFLVFIGYNSFQYFFVEKWMFNQEQQVVQQTMREFLNYALEKEQSFEEDDLAELRSFLEKINQRNQMIRILDGEGNPIVVVSENFQDITLPPLPPVQSIRTQTQEVRGDLLIMSSPLTIFQFNGTVMILKNMKEFEQLSGALFQVMAIGCLTAVIISGLGGRLLARQLLKPLQSMNETMSNVRQKGFHERVQFHDNQDEIATLMKMFNKMMDQVERSFLQQRQFVEDASHELRTPIAIMEGHLGMLRRWGKNDPAVLEESLQTSIQELARLKGLVQELLALTRAEHVEIEENVALHDPDRAVCHMIKKFAMIQPTFTIEQELAPLAGEILAISEEHLEQVLLILLDNAVKYSGESRRIYVRAKVQENVACMEIIDEGIGIPEQDLPYVLDRLYRVDKARNSGESGYGLGLAIAKRLLMRYNGSITIQSVEQNGTTVTVFVPLRQ, encoded by the coding sequence ATGAGAGGACCATCGAGATTCTTAAAGCTCCCGATCAAATGGAAGTTGACAGTCTGGTCGTCACTTCTGCTTTTTCTCGTATTCATTGGCTATAATAGCTTCCAATATTTTTTTGTAGAGAAGTGGATGTTTAATCAGGAACAGCAGGTTGTGCAACAGACCATGCGAGAGTTCCTCAACTACGCGCTGGAAAAAGAGCAATCTTTTGAAGAGGATGACCTCGCAGAGCTGCGCAGCTTTTTGGAGAAAATCAATCAACGAAACCAGATGATTCGCATTCTGGACGGAGAGGGTAATCCGATTGTCGTTGTCTCGGAAAACTTTCAAGATATCACACTGCCACCGCTCCCGCCTGTTCAGTCGATTCGCACCCAGACCCAAGAAGTACGTGGTGACCTGTTGATCATGAGTAGCCCCCTTACGATCTTTCAATTTAACGGGACAGTCATGATTCTGAAGAATATGAAAGAGTTTGAGCAGTTGAGTGGTGCTCTCTTTCAGGTCATGGCCATTGGGTGCTTGACCGCTGTGATCATAAGCGGTCTGGGTGGCAGATTGCTCGCGCGGCAGTTGCTAAAGCCATTGCAATCGATGAATGAAACGATGAGCAACGTCCGGCAAAAAGGATTCCATGAACGTGTGCAGTTTCACGATAATCAGGATGAGATTGCGACTTTGATGAAAATGTTCAATAAAATGATGGATCAGGTGGAGCGTTCCTTTTTGCAGCAGAGACAATTCGTCGAAGATGCTTCACATGAGCTGCGGACGCCGATTGCGATTATGGAAGGGCATCTGGGAATGCTACGGCGCTGGGGCAAAAATGATCCAGCTGTTTTGGAGGAATCCTTGCAGACATCGATTCAAGAGCTCGCCAGACTAAAGGGACTGGTGCAGGAGCTGCTCGCTTTGACGAGAGCGGAGCATGTGGAAATAGAAGAGAATGTAGCGCTCCATGATCCGGATCGGGCTGTCTGTCACATGATCAAGAAATTCGCCATGATTCAGCCGACATTTACGATCGAGCAGGAACTTGCGCCTTTGGCTGGAGAAATCCTGGCTATATCGGAAGAACACCTGGAGCAAGTGCTACTGATCCTTTTGGATAATGCGGTCAAGTATTCCGGGGAGAGCAGGAGAATCTACGTGAGGGCCAAGGTGCAAGAAAATGTAGCCTGTATGGAAATCATAGATGAAGGAATCGGCATACCCGAGCAGGATTTGCCGTATGTCTTGGACCGATTGTATCGGGTAGACAAAGCAAGAAACAGCGGGGAGAGCGGGTATGGACTCGGGCTTGCCATCGCCAAACGATTGCTTATGCGTTACAACGGCAGCATAACGATTCAGAGTGTGGAGCAGAACGGGACGACTGTAACTGTTTTTGTGCCGCTTCGTCAGTGA
- a CDS encoding response regulator transcription factor gives MKRVLLIEDEINMARFIELELRYESFAITVAHDGHKGLELALKEEWDVILLDVMLPALDGITVCQKIRSVKKTPIIMLTARDSITDRVSGLDSGADDYIPKPFAIEELLARIRVVFRRQEEQENVPQTLLAHRELVVQMEGRVVTKNNQPVELTKREYDLLVTFMKNINRVLPREVLLDTVWGFEAAVETNVVDVYVRYLRNKIDSPNEDSYISTVRGIGYVMRK, from the coding sequence GTGAAAAGAGTGCTGCTGATAGAAGATGAGATCAATATGGCCCGATTTATTGAACTGGAGCTGCGCTACGAATCGTTTGCGATTACAGTCGCGCATGATGGACATAAAGGACTCGAGCTTGCTTTAAAGGAAGAATGGGATGTCATATTATTGGACGTCATGCTTCCGGCGCTTGATGGCATTACGGTTTGTCAAAAAATACGCAGCGTGAAAAAAACGCCGATCATTATGCTGACAGCCAGAGACAGTATTACGGACCGCGTCTCAGGCTTGGACAGTGGCGCCGATGATTACATTCCGAAGCCATTTGCGATCGAGGAGCTGTTGGCACGCATACGTGTTGTGTTTCGCCGACAGGAAGAACAGGAGAATGTCCCCCAAACCTTGCTCGCGCACCGAGAGCTGGTGGTTCAAATGGAGGGACGTGTCGTCACCAAAAATAACCAACCTGTTGAATTGACCAAAAGAGAGTATGATTTGCTCGTGACGTTCATGAAAAACATCAATCGAGTCCTGCCTCGCGAGGTGCTGCTCGATACCGTGTGGGGATTCGAGGCTGCTGTCGAGACCAATGTTGTCGATGTGTACGTCCGGTATTTGCGCAATAAAATCGATTCTCCCAATGAGGACAGCTATATCTCGACTGTACGAGGGATTGGCTATGTGATGCGAAAATGA
- a CDS encoding superoxide dismutase family protein, producing the protein MSSQHGRRTGQSFAEIQGGPLAPNLHGYVVFTDVPYGTEVFVEVSGLPAFQPAAGNQPQIGPFGFHLHEHGVCTVGNSEDPFTAAGSHWNPTQQPHGNHVGDFPVLFSNDGYARMTFFTNKISAADVVGRTLIIHQSPDDFHSQPAGNSGKRLACGVIYAG; encoded by the coding sequence GTGTCCTCACAACATGGACGAAGAACAGGACAATCTTTTGCCGAAATCCAGGGTGGTCCACTGGCACCGAACCTGCACGGCTACGTTGTTTTTACCGATGTCCCCTACGGTACCGAAGTGTTCGTGGAAGTCAGCGGCCTCCCCGCTTTCCAGCCAGCCGCTGGCAATCAGCCGCAAATCGGGCCATTTGGTTTTCATTTGCATGAGCATGGCGTCTGCACGGTAGGAAATTCGGAAGATCCCTTTACCGCAGCAGGCAGTCACTGGAACCCTACCCAACAACCGCATGGCAACCACGTAGGCGATTTCCCCGTGCTGTTTTCCAATGATGGGTATGCGCGAATGACTTTTTTCACAAACAAAATCAGTGCAGCAGATGTGGTCGGCAGAACCCTGATCATCCATCAAAGTCCCGATGACTTCCATTCGCAGCCGGCAGGAAATAGCGGAAAACGACTGGCATGTGGAGTGATCTACGCTGGATAG